The Pseudomonas baetica genome includes a region encoding these proteins:
- the lpxD gene encoding UDP-3-O-(3-hydroxymyristoyl)glucosamine N-acyltransferase → MTVNIKLGQLAEFLGATLRGDPEKQITGLATLQEAGPAQLSFLANPQYRKYLAGSQAAALLLKEADAEGFAGNALVVPDPYLAYARLSHLFDPKPKATAGIHPTAVIAADAVVDSTASIGPFVVIEAGARIGAQVTLGAHCVIGARSEIGEGGWLAPRVTLYHDVRIGKRVVIQSGAVLGGEGFGFANEKGIWQKIAQIGGVAIGDDVEIGVNTAIDRGALADTVIGNGVKLDNQIQIAHNVQVGDHTAMAACVGISGSTKIGKHCMLAGGVGLVGHIDICDNVFLTGMTMVTHSITEPGAYSSGTAMQPAAEWRKSAARIRQLDDIARRLKQLEKRVGEVTPDGNVSSDG, encoded by the coding sequence ATGACCGTAAATATCAAACTCGGCCAGTTGGCCGAGTTCCTCGGCGCCACCCTGCGTGGCGACCCGGAGAAGCAAATAACTGGGCTAGCCACTTTGCAAGAGGCTGGCCCAGCTCAGTTGAGCTTTCTGGCAAATCCCCAATATCGCAAATACCTGGCAGGCTCGCAGGCAGCAGCGCTGCTGCTCAAAGAGGCCGATGCCGAAGGATTTGCCGGTAATGCGCTGGTGGTGCCGGATCCTTATCTGGCTTACGCACGCCTTTCGCACCTGTTCGATCCCAAACCCAAAGCCACTGCCGGTATCCACCCGACAGCGGTGATCGCGGCTGACGCTGTGGTTGACTCCACCGCCAGCATCGGTCCCTTCGTGGTGATCGAGGCCGGTGCGCGGATCGGCGCACAGGTGACCCTGGGCGCCCATTGCGTCATTGGTGCTCGCAGCGAAATCGGTGAAGGCGGCTGGCTCGCGCCGCGCGTGACGCTGTATCACGACGTGCGCATCGGCAAGCGTGTGGTTATCCAGTCCGGTGCCGTACTCGGTGGCGAAGGCTTCGGCTTTGCCAACGAAAAAGGTATCTGGCAGAAAATCGCGCAGATCGGTGGTGTTGCCATCGGCGACGACGTGGAGATTGGCGTGAACACCGCCATCGACCGCGGCGCGTTGGCCGATACCGTGATCGGCAATGGTGTGAAGCTCGACAACCAGATCCAGATTGCCCACAACGTCCAGGTCGGTGATCACACCGCGATGGCCGCGTGCGTAGGGATCTCCGGCAGCACCAAAATCGGCAAGCACTGCATGCTGGCCGGTGGTGTCGGTCTGGTCGGGCACATTGATATTTGCGACAACGTTTTCCTGACCGGGATGACCATGGTGACCCACTCGATTACCGAGCCGGGCGCCTATTCTTCCGGCACAGCCATGCAACCTGCTGCCGAATGGCGTAAAAGCGCGGCACGCATCCGTCAGCTCGATGACATCGCGCGACGTTTGAAACAGCTGGAAAAGCGCGTAGGGGAAGTGACCCCTGACGGCAATGTTTCATCAGATGGCTGA
- the fabZ gene encoding 3-hydroxyacyl-ACP dehydratase FabZ, whose amino-acid sequence MMDINEIREYLPHRYPFLLVDRVVELDTEGKRIRAYKNVSINEPFFNGHFPAHPIMPGVLIIEAMAQAAGILGFKMLDVKPADGTLYYFVGSDKLRFRQPVKPGDQLILEATFISCKRKIWKFECQASVDGKPVCSAEIICAEQKV is encoded by the coding sequence ATGATGGACATCAACGAGATTCGCGAATACCTGCCTCACCGTTACCCGTTCCTGCTGGTGGACCGGGTGGTGGAACTGGACACTGAAGGCAAGCGCATTCGCGCCTACAAGAATGTCAGCATCAATGAACCGTTCTTCAATGGGCACTTCCCGGCGCATCCAATCATGCCAGGCGTGCTGATTATCGAAGCGATGGCTCAGGCTGCCGGGATCCTCGGTTTCAAAATGCTTGACGTCAAACCGGCCGACGGCACCCTGTATTACTTCGTCGGTTCCGACAAGCTGCGCTTCCGCCAGCCAGTCAAGCCGGGCGATCAGTTGATCCTGGAAGCGACGTTCATCAGCTGCAAGCGCAAGATCTGGAAGTTCGAGTGCCAGGCTTCGGTCGATGGCAAACCGGTCTGCTCGGCTGAGATTATCTGTGCGGAACAAAAAGTATGA
- the lpxA gene encoding acyl-ACP--UDP-N-acetylglucosamine O-acyltransferase, translating to MSLIDPRAIIDPSAVLADGVEVGPWSIIGAGVEIGEGTVIGPHVILKGPTRIGKHNRIYQFSSVGEDTPDLKYKGEETRLVMGDHNVIREGVTIHRGTVQDRSETTLGDHNLIMAYAHIGHDSVIGNNCILVNNTALAGHVHVDDWAILSGFTLVHQYCHIGAHSFSGMGTAIGKDVPAFVTVFGNPAQARSMNFEGMRRRGFSEDAIHALRRAYKTVYRQGLTVEQALAELAEPAAQFPEVAVFRDSIQSSTRGITR from the coding sequence ATGAGTTTGATTGACCCTCGCGCAATCATCGATCCGTCGGCCGTTCTGGCTGACGGCGTCGAGGTCGGCCCGTGGTCGATCATCGGCGCTGGTGTGGAAATCGGCGAGGGTACCGTGATCGGGCCGCATGTGATCCTCAAAGGCCCGACGCGCATCGGTAAGCATAATCGCATCTACCAGTTCTCCTCGGTAGGCGAAGATACGCCCGATCTGAAGTACAAAGGTGAAGAAACCCGTCTGGTGATGGGTGACCACAATGTCATCCGTGAAGGCGTGACGATTCACCGTGGCACCGTGCAGGATCGCTCGGAAACCACGTTGGGCGATCACAACCTGATCATGGCCTATGCGCACATCGGTCACGACAGCGTCATCGGCAATAACTGCATTCTGGTTAACAACACCGCTCTGGCCGGCCATGTACACGTCGATGACTGGGCGATCCTTTCCGGTTTTACCCTGGTTCACCAGTATTGCCACATCGGCGCCCACAGCTTCTCCGGTATGGGCACCGCGATCGGTAAAGACGTTCCGGCGTTTGTCACCGTGTTTGGCAATCCGGCGCAAGCGCGCAGCATGAACTTCGAAGGCATGCGCCGTCGCGGTTTCAGCGAGGACGCTATCCACGCATTGCGTCGCGCCTACAAAACCGTTTATCGCCAAGGGCTGACGGTTGAGCAGGCACTGGCAGAACTGGCCGAACCTGCTGCCCAGTTCCCGGAAGTTGCGGTGTTCCGCGATTCCATCCAGTCGTCGACTCGTGGCATCACTCGCTGA
- the lpxB gene encoding lipid-A-disaccharide synthase has protein sequence MANLRIALVAGEASGDILGAGLMRALKAQHPAVEFIGVGGPLMQAEGLTSYFPMERLSVMGLVEVLGRLRELLKRRKELIATLIAEKPDVFIGIDAPDFNLNIELKLRQAGIKTVHYVSPSVWAWRQKRVLKIREGCDLMLTLLPFEAKFYEEKGVPVRFVGHTLADTIPLEADRAAARAELGLPDGPLVALMPGSRGGEVARLGALFLDTAERLRAMRPGLRFVMPCANAERRAQIEALLAGRDLPVTLLDGQSHLALAACNAVLIASGTATLEALLYKRPMVVAYRLAPLTFWILKRMVKSPYVSLPNLLAQRLLVPELLQDDATVEALAQMLSPLIEGGEEQTRGFDEIHRTLRLDASNQAAAAVLNLIGQTR, from the coding sequence ATGGCTAATCTGCGTATTGCACTGGTGGCGGGTGAGGCTTCCGGTGACATTCTCGGCGCCGGACTCATGCGCGCCCTCAAGGCACAGCATCCGGCGGTCGAGTTTATCGGCGTCGGCGGTCCGTTGATGCAGGCCGAAGGCCTGACTTCCTATTTCCCCATGGAGCGTTTGTCGGTCATGGGGCTGGTGGAGGTGCTCGGTCGTTTGCGCGAGTTGCTCAAGCGTCGCAAAGAACTCATCGCCACGCTGATCGCCGAAAAGCCGGACGTGTTCATCGGCATCGATGCACCGGACTTCAACCTCAATATCGAACTCAAGCTGCGTCAGGCCGGGATCAAAACCGTGCATTACGTCAGCCCGTCGGTGTGGGCGTGGCGGCAGAAGCGCGTGTTGAAGATTCGCGAAGGCTGCGACCTGATGTTGACGCTGCTGCCGTTCGAAGCAAAATTTTACGAAGAGAAAGGCGTGCCGGTTCGGTTCGTCGGTCACACGCTGGCCGATACCATACCGCTGGAGGCTGATCGCGCTGCTGCGCGTGCCGAATTGGGTCTGCCCGACGGCCCGCTGGTGGCATTGATGCCCGGCAGCCGTGGTGGCGAAGTCGCCCGTCTGGGGGCGCTTTTCCTTGATACCGCCGAGCGCTTGCGCGCCATGCGCCCAGGGCTGCGTTTTGTCATGCCTTGCGCCAATGCAGAGCGTCGCGCGCAGATTGAAGCACTACTGGCCGGGCGCGACTTGCCGGTGACCTTGCTCGACGGTCAGTCTCATCTGGCCCTGGCGGCGTGCAACGCAGTGCTGATCGCCTCCGGCACGGCAACCCTTGAAGCGCTGCTGTACAAGCGGCCGATGGTGGTGGCCTATCGTCTGGCGCCGCTGACGTTCTGGATTCTCAAGCGCATGGTCAAGAGCCCGTATGTGTCTCTGCCGAACCTGCTGGCCCAGCGCTTGCTGGTTCCGGAACTGTTGCAGGATGATGCGACAGTCGAGGCATTGGCACAGATGCTGTCGCCATTGATCGAGGGCGGCGAAGAACAGACGCGCGGCTTTGACGAAATCCATCGCACGCTGCGGCTGGATGCTTCCAACCAGGCGGCCGCTGCCGTGCTGAACCTGATCGGTCAAACACGATGA
- the rnhB gene encoding ribonuclease HII translates to MQMGLDFTLVAEVEELVAGVDEVGRGPLCGAVVTAAVILDPNRPILGLNDSKKLTEAKREKLYDEIIEKSLSWCIARAEVEEIDELNILHATMLAMQRAVAGLHIQPKLAMIDGNRCPQLPMRAEAVVQGDGKVPAIAAASILAKVSRDREMAAFELIYPGYGIGGHKGYPTPVHLEALVRLGPTPIHRRSFAPVRQAYEALEGLTQV, encoded by the coding sequence ATGCAGATGGGCCTGGATTTCACCTTGGTCGCCGAAGTCGAAGAGCTGGTGGCGGGTGTCGATGAAGTCGGTCGCGGCCCGTTGTGCGGCGCCGTGGTGACTGCGGCGGTGATCCTCGATCCAAACCGGCCGATCCTTGGCCTCAACGACTCGAAAAAACTCACCGAAGCCAAGCGCGAAAAGCTTTACGACGAGATCATCGAGAAATCCCTGAGCTGGTGCATCGCCCGCGCCGAAGTTGAAGAAATCGACGAGTTGAATATTCTGCACGCAACCATGCTGGCCATGCAGCGTGCGGTCGCCGGCCTGCATATTCAGCCAAAACTGGCGATGATCGACGGCAACCGCTGCCCGCAACTGCCGATGCGCGCTGAGGCCGTGGTGCAGGGCGACGGCAAGGTCCCTGCTATTGCCGCAGCATCGATTCTGGCCAAGGTCAGTCGTGACCGCGAGATGGCCGCGTTCGAATTGATTTACCCGGGTTACGGTATTGGCGGTCATAAAGGCTACCCGACGCCCGTTCATCTGGAAGCGTTGGTGCGTCTTGGTCCGACGCCTATTCACCGGCGCTCGTTCGCCCCGGTGCGTCAGGCTTACGAGGCACTGGAAGGTCTGACGCAGGTTTAG